A region of the Oceanihabitans sp. IOP_32 genome:
AGCAACATTGGTATTTTCCAGTCTATTAACTATGTCGTGCAGCAGTGATGACGATAATCAAGACCCAATAGTAGGCACATGGCTTCAGGTTTCTGAATTGGATGAACGATTTTTAAATGATGTTCCAGACGGGACATTTAATCAAGTAGTAGATGCAAACAATTTTATAAGGGTTACATTTAATGCAGACGGCACATTTACGGAACTGTATTCAGAATCCTTTATTTTAAATGGACAGGAGGTTGTAGAAACAGAGGCTTATTCAGGAACCTACACCATTAGCGGTAGCACACTTACGTGTATAGAGGAAGGCTACCCAGACGATCCCTATATAAGAGAATTTACTTTAAATGGAGATACTCTAACCTTGGTATTTACTGAAGGATATACAGACCAAAATAATGATGTTAGAAGATACGTGACAACAGAAACTTATAGCAGACAATAAAAAACCCAATACTAGTGCGATAAATATCGCACTAGTATAAAAAATATCCCTTTGTTTTGAAATACAAAACGCTTCATATCGCTTTTTTGTTTTGCTTACTAACTGCTTTAGGATGGTCTCAAAACCCCAATATAAAGGATAGTTTACCAACAGTAAAACTCTTATCTCGTGTTCAAGAAAACAAAATTTTGTTGCGTTGGGCTATAGATGACGCTTTGGCGTGGCAAAAAATGAATGCTAACGGTTTTGTGTTAGAAAAATATCTGTTTTCTATTAATGGCGAGCGTTTGCCACAACCAAAACAACTTTGGAGCAAAACGATAAAAGCAGATCCTTTAGAGACCTGGCAAGATATTGTTACAGAGAATGACTATGCCGCTATTATTGCACAAGCTATTTATGGAGAAAGCTTTCAAGTAGATGGCAGTCAAGGCGAACTGGCCGATATTGTAAATTTATCTCAAGAAATAGAACAACGTTTCTCCTT
Encoded here:
- a CDS encoding lipocalin family protein, encoding MNNIKTVIVLATLVFSSLLTMSCSSDDDNQDPIVGTWLQVSELDERFLNDVPDGTFNQVVDANNFIRVTFNADGTFTELYSESFILNGQEVVETEAYSGTYTISGSTLTCIEEGYPDDPYIREFTLNGDTLTLVFTEGYTDQNNDVRRYVTTETYSRQ